Proteins found in one Zea mays cultivar B73 chromosome 1, Zm-B73-REFERENCE-NAM-5.0, whole genome shotgun sequence genomic segment:
- the LOC100278579 gene encoding uncharacterized protein LOC100278579 — translation MGGWNWLFCGRSKAGGGELRPPEPFQLPAPLPEWPQGGDFAKGTICIGEVDVTSITKFRSIWTCSDATFYEPEGIPDGFHCLGHYAQQNDRPLQGFLLVAREVASHQVIDTKPALEKPSDYSLVWTSADANEDDNSECGCIWLPCPPNGYKALGYVVTKGPKKPSLEAVRCVRDDLTDTRENFHSIANMDNACQIWKTRPCHRGVGGRGIPVGTFSCETDSTDSDESSTPCLKNVDSNLGAMPNLEQINALIKHYGPTVFFHPQETYLPSSVSWFFENGATLHEKDAKMGDAILPGGLNLPVGGTNDGEYWIDLPDDDRKELVRAGNLKSAELYAHVKPAHGGTFTDIAMWVFCPFNGPATIKVGFASFALQKVGRHIGDWEHFTLRVSNFSGQLSSIYFSQHSGGEWVEACDLEFISGNKAIIYSSRNGHASYPHPGCYLMGSETLGVGVRNDVARSDLSVDSSTRYEIISAGHLGEDAVAEPCWLQYMREWGPTITYSSRSEIDTALSFLPFFLRFTAEAIFNSLPAELYEEEGPTGPKEKNNWEGDERC, via the exons ATGGGCGGGTGGAACTGGCTCTTCTGCGGCCGATCCAAAGCCGGAGGCGGCGAGCTCCGGCCTCCCGAGCCCTTCCAGCTGCCGGCGCCCTTGCCCGAGTGGCCGCAAG GAGGGGATTTTGCTAAGGGCACAATATGCATAGGAGAGGTTGATGTTACAAGTATTACCAAATTCCGGAGTATATGGACCTGCTCAGATGCTACATTTTATGAGCCAGAAGGAATTCCTGATGGTTTCCACTGCCTTGGGCACTACGCCCAACAGAATGACCGCCCCTTACAGGGATTTCTTCTGGTGGCAAGGGAAGTGGCTAGCCACCAAGTTATTGATACCAAGCCCGCCCTTGAGAAACCATCAGATTACTCCCTTGTTTGGACCAGTGCTGACGCAAATGAAGATGACAATAGCGAATGTGGTTGCATCTGGCTGCCATGTCCACCCAATGGGTATAAAGCCCTTGGCTATGTGGTTACTAAAGGACCAAAGAAGCCCTCACTGGAAGCAGTTCGGTGTGTGCGAGATGACCTAACGGACACGCGCGAAAATTTCCATTCAATTGCAAATATGGACAACGCATGCCAGATTTGGAAGACAAGGCCTTGCCACCGAGGAGTGGGAGGGCGTGGTATACCGGTTGGTACATTCTCCTGCGAAACCGATTCAACAGATAGTGATGAATCAAGCACTCCCTGCCTGAAAAATGTCGACTCGAATCTGGGTGCCATGCCTAATCTGGAGCAGATCAATGCTCTGATCAAGCACTACGGCCCAACCGTTTTCTTCCACCCGCAAGAGACGTACTTACCGTCATCAGTTTCTTGGTTCTTTGAGAACGGAGCTACATTGCACGAGAAAGACGCAAAAATGGGAGATGCAATACTCCCTGGTGGCTTGAATCTGCCTGTTGGTGGGACAAACGATGGCGAGTACTGGATTGATCTCCCTGATGATGACAGGAAGGAGCTCGTCAGAGCTGGCAATCTGAAGAGCGCTGAGCTATACGCTCATGTGAAGCCAGCTCATGGAGGGACCTTCACTGACATTGCAATGTGGGTGTTCTGCCCGTTCAACGGGCCTGCCACCATCAAGGTTGGGTTTGCGAGTTTCGCTCTGCAGAAGGTCGGTAGGCACATTGGAGACTGGGAGCACTTCACCCTCCGAGTGAGCAACTTCTCAGGTCAGCTGTCGTCTATCTACTTCTCGCAGCACAGCGGGGGCGAGTGGGTTGAAGCTTGCGATCTGGAGTTCATCTCTGGGAACAAGGCGATCATCTACTCGTCCAGGAACGGGCACGCGAGCTACCCCCACCCAGGCTGCTACCTGATGGGTTCCGAGACGCTCGGTGTCGGAGTTAGAAACGATGTGGCGCGAAGTGATCTGTCAGTGGATTCGAGCACGCGGTATGAGATCATCTCGGCAGGGCATCTCGGGGAGGACGCTGTTGCGGAACCGTGCTGGCTGCAGTACATGAGGGAGTGGGGACCGACCATCACGTACAGCTCACGTTCAGAGATAGACACGGCGCTGAGCTTCCTGCCGTTCTTTCTCCGGTTCACAGCAGAGGCAATATTCAACAGCCTTCCGGCGGAACTGTACGAGGAGGAAGGTCCTACGGGGCCCAAGGAGAAGAACAACTGGGAAGGCGACGAGAGATGCTAG